Proteins encoded in a region of the Neoarius graeffei isolate fNeoGra1 chromosome 3, fNeoGra1.pri, whole genome shotgun sequence genome:
- the si:dkey-22i16.9 gene encoding sodium channel subunit beta-2 — MQLMSRMLLPYCLSLVYFLSVTFGLTVVLGDTVTIPCHRSCSTVKWFRKDILVYRFTEGHFSVAPEFKDRIEFSEANLKQGNVSLTITSTVYNDRSWYICSCDGDEDCGHYLEVLIPTPLTAIVGEKAKLPCYAETDKRTADSEANVRWEKDDKLVVKLEHGEMEFGASFKDRASVSKENYNKGDLSLTIRNIRLTDAGFYRCFVQNEKSKHPEIITFIVKDSPPCCSRTHYIPVVCAVSGATVFAAVLLSVNRQKLCTARLCPKFQHHTV, encoded by the exons ATGCAGCTCATGAGCAGGATGCTTCTGCCCTATTGTCTCA GCCTGGTCTACTTCCTGTCTGTGACCTTTGGCCTGACAGTGGTGCTGGGGGACACGGTCACCATTCCCTGTCATCGTAGCTGTTCAACAGTAAAATGGTTTAGAAAAGATATCCTGGTTTATAGATTCACTGAAGGACACTTCAGCGTTGCACCAGAGTTTAAGGACAGGATCGAGTTCTCAGAAGCAAACCTGAAACAAGGGAATGTCTCCCTGACGATAACCAGTACTGTGTACAATGACAGAAGTTGGTACATATGTTCCTGTGATGGCGACGAGGACTGTGGCCACTACCTGGAAGTTCTTA TTCCAACTCCATTAACTGCCATAGTTGGAGAAAAAGCGAAGCTGCCTTGCTACGCCGAAACAGACAAACGCACAGCTGACTCTGAAGCCAACGTCCGATGGGAAAAAGATGACAAGCTTGTGGTGAAGCTAGAACATGGAGAGATGGAGTTTGGTGCAAGCTTTAAGGATCGAGCTTCTGTCTCCAAAGAGaattacaacaaaggagacctctCTCTCACCATCAGGAACATCAGGCTCACCGATGCTGGCTTCTACAGATGTTTTGTTCAGAatgaaaaatccaaacatcctgaAATCATCACCTTCATTGTTAAAG aTTCCCCACCATGCTGTAGTCGAACACATTATATCCCAGTGGTGTGTGCTGTCTCCGGTGCTACAGTCTTTGCAGCAGTTCTTCTGTCAGTGAATCGGCAAAAACTGTGTACAGCTCGCCTTTGTCCAAAGTTTCAGCATCATACAGTCTGA